The genomic interval CATGATCCGCGGCTGCGGGGAAAAGGCCATGGGAGGGCGGGAGTCCCTGCTTGTTTTTCATACCGCTGCGAAACTCTGATCGAAGAGAAGCGGAGGCAAAAACCAACATTTCGGTCCCCATGGGGAAAACCAGACAAGGAGGCATTCAGACAGATGCGAATCGCAATCACGGCCCAAGGTATGGATCTGGATTCCGAGATGGATCCCAGGTTCGGAAGATGCGCCCGTTTCCTTATCGTCGATACCGACACAATGAATTTCGAGGTTCTGGAAAACACCCAGGTCCTGGATCTTCCCCAGGGGGCAGGCATCCAGGCCGCTCAAAACGTAATAGCCCAACGGCCCGAGGCGGTCTTGACGGGATATTGCGGCCCAAAGGCCTTCAAAACCCTTCAAGCGGCGGGGATACCCGTCTTTATGGGACTGAAGGGGAGGATCCGGGATGTCGTAAAGGATCACCTGGAAGGGAAACATCAAGCCGCGAGCGACGCCAATGTAGAAGGGCACTGGGTTTGAGAGGACATCTCCTGATGGAATCATCCTGAATATGCGTTTTGCAAAGGTCTTGAAAAGGGAGGAATGGAAATGAAAGTAGCCGTCAGCTCAACGGGAAGAGAACTGGACTCTGAAATCGATCCACGTTTCGGGCGATGTGCCTTCTTCCTCATTGTTGATACAGAAGACATGAGCTTCGAGGTCATCCCGAACGGGGGCCCCGGTATGAGGGGCGGGGCAGGAATCGCGGCTGCCCAGCTGGTAGCTTCGAAAGGGGCGCGGGCCGTAATTACGGGG from Deltaproteobacteria bacterium carries:
- a CDS encoding NifB/NifX family molybdenum-iron cluster-binding protein; the protein is MRIAITAQGMDLDSEMDPRFGRCARFLIVDTDTMNFEVLENTQVLDLPQGAGIQAAQNVIAQRPEAVLTGYCGPKAFKTLQAAGIPVFMGLKGRIRDVVKDHLEGKHQAASDANVEGHWV